One part of the Thiomicrospira cyclica ALM1 genome encodes these proteins:
- the parE gene encoding DNA topoisomerase IV subunit B: MAQGYNSAEIEVLTGLDPVRKRPGMYTDTSRPNHLAQEVIDNSVDEALAGFASCIDVVHYADGSISVADNGRGMPVDVHPEEGVPGVEVILTRLHAGGKFSNKAYQFSGGLHGVGVSVVNALSKRVDVEIKRDGLIHHIAFESGQRVSPLTVTGKVAKKQTGTLVTFWPDAQFFDSPKYALSRLKHLLRAKAVLCPGLLIRFEDQVSQEQQEWCYESGLQDYLVQSMAGQEVYPAEGFVGEHRSEQEAVSWALAWQVGGEPLAESYVNLIPTPQGGTHVNGLRQGATDAVREFCEFRNMLPRGLKLSPEDVWQNVAYVLSAKMRDPQFAGQTKERLSSRDAAVYIAGVVKDALSLWLNQHTEVAEKIAEIAIQNAQSRQRKSKQVTRKKITMGPALPGKLADCTESDLTLTELFLVEGDSAGGSAKQARDKRFQAIMPLRGKILNTWEVASEQVLASQEVHDISVAIGVDPGNDDLSGLRYGKICILADADSDGAHIATLICALFVRHFPKLVEQGHVYVAMPPLYRIDWGKNVSYALDEDERQGIFDKIHNQKSASKVQVTRFKGLGEMNPLQLRETTMAPATRRLVQLQFDETHAYAKMDMMLAKKRSSDRKAWLEEKGDLAEVV; encoded by the coding sequence ATGGCACAAGGCTACAATTCAGCGGAAATTGAGGTTTTAACTGGTTTAGATCCCGTACGCAAGCGCCCTGGTATGTATACCGATACTAGCCGCCCTAATCACCTAGCTCAGGAAGTTATAGATAATAGTGTCGATGAAGCACTGGCAGGTTTTGCATCGTGTATTGACGTGGTTCATTATGCGGATGGTTCGATCAGCGTAGCTGATAACGGTCGTGGAATGCCGGTCGATGTACATCCTGAAGAAGGCGTACCTGGCGTTGAAGTCATCCTCACCCGCCTGCATGCGGGCGGCAAGTTTTCCAACAAAGCTTATCAGTTTTCAGGCGGCTTGCATGGTGTCGGTGTATCGGTCGTTAATGCCTTGTCCAAGCGAGTTGATGTGGAAATTAAACGCGATGGTTTGATACACCATATAGCTTTTGAAAGTGGTCAACGAGTAAGCCCGTTAACCGTGACTGGGAAGGTCGCTAAAAAGCAAACCGGCACCCTGGTCACTTTTTGGCCAGATGCCCAGTTCTTCGATTCCCCCAAGTATGCCTTGTCTCGTTTAAAACATCTATTGCGGGCCAAAGCCGTTTTGTGTCCAGGCTTGCTGATTCGATTTGAAGACCAGGTGAGTCAGGAGCAGCAAGAATGGTGTTATGAATCCGGTCTGCAAGATTACTTGGTGCAATCCATGGCCGGTCAAGAGGTCTATCCGGCAGAGGGTTTTGTCGGTGAGCATCGTAGTGAGCAAGAGGCGGTCTCTTGGGCTTTAGCTTGGCAGGTTGGCGGTGAACCCCTCGCTGAAAGCTATGTGAATTTGATTCCGACCCCGCAAGGCGGCACCCATGTTAATGGTTTGCGCCAAGGTGCAACTGATGCGGTACGGGAGTTTTGTGAATTTCGCAATATGTTGCCGCGTGGGTTGAAGTTATCGCCTGAGGATGTGTGGCAAAACGTTGCCTATGTGCTGTCGGCCAAAATGCGTGACCCGCAGTTTGCAGGTCAAACTAAAGAGCGATTGTCTTCGCGTGATGCGGCAGTCTATATTGCTGGTGTGGTAAAAGATGCGTTGAGTCTATGGTTGAATCAACATACCGAAGTGGCCGAAAAGATTGCGGAAATCGCGATTCAAAATGCCCAGTCTCGTCAGCGTAAATCCAAACAAGTAACGCGCAAGAAAATCACCATGGGACCCGCTTTACCTGGCAAATTGGCCGATTGTACGGAGTCCGATTTAACCTTAACAGAGCTGTTTTTGGTTGAAGGGGATTCTGCGGGAGGCTCTGCCAAGCAGGCACGTGACAAGCGTTTTCAGGCAATTATGCCGTTGCGCGGCAAAATTCTAAATACGTGGGAAGTGGCATCAGAGCAAGTATTGGCATCCCAAGAAGTGCATGATATTAGTGTCGCGATCGGTGTAGACCCAGGTAACGATGATTTATCAGGTTTACGATATGGCAAAATCTGCATTTTAGCCGATGCTGATTCTGACGGTGCTCATATCGCGACCTTGATTTGTGCGTTGTTTGTGAGGCATTTTCCTAAGCTCGTTGAGCAGGGGCATGTTTATGTCGCAATGCCGCCTTTGTACCGCATTGATTGGGGTAAAAATGTGTCTTATGCGTTGGATGAAGACGAGCGACAGGGAATATTTGATAAGATACACAATCAAAAGTCAGCAAGTAAAGTACAAGTAACGCGCTTTAAGGGCTTGGGTGAAATGAACCCGTTACAATTACGTGAAACGACTATGGCACCGGCTACGCGTCGTTTGGTGCAGTTGCAGTTTGACGAAACTCATGCCTATGCCAAGATGGATATGATGTTAGCTAAAAAACGCTCATCCGATCGCAAGGCTTGGCTCGAAGAAAAAGGTGACCTCGCAGAGGTTGTATAG
- the pdxH gene encoding pyridoxamine 5'-phosphate oxidase produces MPNRDYHAERKSYEMGALDDNFLQHDPLLLLQTWFDDAFNHKVDEPTAMNLATVDAKGSPHSRIVLLKQFDEAGLVFYTNYASDKGEELLANPVAAVNFFWPQLERQIRIEGRVAKISPEASDRYFQSRPLDSQLGALVSAQSQTLPNRDAIELKMAELKQQYANSAPTRPAHWGGYCLTPKRIEFWQGRPNRLHDRLNFTCNTAGEWSGVRLSP; encoded by the coding sequence ATGCCAAACCGTGATTACCATGCCGAACGCAAAAGTTATGAGATGGGTGCATTGGATGACAATTTCCTGCAGCACGATCCCTTACTGCTGTTACAAACCTGGTTTGACGATGCCTTTAACCACAAGGTCGATGAACCCACGGCCATGAATCTAGCCACAGTGGACGCCAAAGGGAGCCCTCATAGTCGTATCGTTCTGCTTAAACAATTTGATGAGGCAGGCTTGGTTTTTTACACCAATTATGCCAGCGATAAAGGCGAAGAGCTGTTAGCTAATCCGGTCGCCGCGGTTAATTTTTTCTGGCCACAACTAGAGCGCCAAATTCGTATTGAAGGTCGAGTAGCCAAAATTAGCCCGGAAGCCTCTGATCGCTATTTTCAGAGCCGTCCATTGGATAGCCAGCTCGGCGCGCTGGTTTCTGCTCAAAGCCAAACGCTTCCTAATCGTGACGCGATTGAATTAAAAATGGCCGAGTTAAAACAACAATACGCCAATAGCGCACCCACAAGGCCTGCTCATTGGGGTGGCTATTGTTTAACCCCTAAACGTATCGAGTTTTGGCAAGGGCGTCCCAATCGCCTACACGACCGGCTTAATTTCACCTGTAATACCGCGGGGGAATGGTCAGGTGTACGTCTTTCCCCATAA
- a CDS encoding uracil-DNA glycosylase encodes MYVFPHNADQLSNTMSINLANLITEPSWQAQLAPLWSHPSLQQLSDFLNNELAEGHQIFPAQTQWFRALNLTPYEQVKVVIVGQDPYPTAGHAHGLSFSVEASVSPLPKSLRNIFQELVDDLGSCPINGDLSSWAIQGVLLLNRVLTLRAEQSNSHQGQGWEWFTEQVIAQLNKHPNNIVFILWGKPAQQLQSLIDTRHLCLMSAHPSPLSAYRGFWGSKPFSQANHWLRSQGLAEIDWTLT; translated from the coding sequence GTGTACGTCTTTCCCCATAACGCCGACCAGCTTAGCAATACTATGTCGATTAATTTAGCCAATCTTATAACTGAACCCAGTTGGCAGGCTCAGCTTGCCCCGCTGTGGAGCCATCCTAGCCTGCAACAACTCAGTGACTTTTTAAATAACGAATTAGCTGAAGGACATCAAATTTTTCCGGCACAAACCCAATGGTTTCGAGCACTCAATTTAACGCCATACGAACAAGTGAAAGTTGTCATCGTGGGACAGGACCCCTATCCCACCGCGGGTCATGCGCATGGTTTAAGTTTTTCAGTCGAGGCCAGTGTCAGCCCTTTACCCAAATCCCTGCGCAATATTTTTCAAGAATTAGTCGATGATTTAGGCAGCTGTCCCATCAACGGTGATTTGTCTAGCTGGGCTATCCAGGGCGTATTACTGCTCAACCGTGTGCTAACCTTGCGCGCGGAACAGTCCAACAGTCATCAAGGCCAAGGCTGGGAATGGTTTACCGAACAGGTTATTGCCCAGCTTAATAAGCACCCAAATAATATCGTGTTCATTTTGTGGGGCAAACCGGCTCAGCAACTTCAATCTTTGATTGATACCCGCCATTTATGTTTAATGAGCGCTCATCCCTCGCCTTTGTCTGCGTATCGTGGCTTTTGGGGTAGTAAACCATTCAGTCAAGCTAATCATTGGCTGCGCTCGCAAGGCCTTGCTGAAATTGATTGGACGCTGACATAA
- a CDS encoding lysophospholipid acyltransferase family protein has translation MKIVVFFRSLLFEIGRISLTLFFAVFGQLLWLAPYPVRYVVLGYWARLTLAWLRMTCGVKVSVAGLEHLDSSQPSIVMAHHESAWETLALHGLLPRHTYVLKRELMWIPFFGWTLAMLKPIAINRSAGAKALKQLLQQAKQHMNERGDWVVIFPEGTRVPTGTVGKLGSGAARLAQQMQVPVYFLTHNAGEIWPKKSFLKYPGEIQVAISPRVIPADHSLEQINQQAADFFTTGLSRFM, from the coding sequence ATGAAAATTGTCGTGTTTTTTCGATCATTGCTGTTTGAAATCGGGCGAATCAGTTTAACGCTGTTTTTTGCGGTGTTTGGGCAGTTGTTATGGTTAGCACCTTATCCTGTTCGGTATGTTGTGCTCGGCTATTGGGCCCGTTTAACACTCGCGTGGTTGCGCATGACGTGTGGTGTTAAGGTATCGGTTGCCGGATTGGAGCATCTAGACTCTTCTCAGCCAAGTATTGTCATGGCGCACCATGAATCGGCATGGGAAACCTTGGCGCTGCATGGTTTATTACCCCGTCATACCTATGTGCTGAAGCGCGAACTTATGTGGATTCCGTTTTTTGGCTGGACCTTAGCCATGTTAAAACCGATTGCCATCAATCGCTCTGCCGGTGCCAAAGCACTCAAACAGCTGTTACAGCAAGCCAAGCAACACATGAACGAGCGTGGCGATTGGGTGGTTATTTTTCCAGAAGGGACTCGCGTGCCAACTGGCACAGTGGGTAAATTAGGAAGTGGTGCGGCGCGTTTAGCGCAACAAATGCAAGTACCGGTCTATTTTTTAACCCATAATGCCGGCGAAATTTGGCCTAAAAAAAGCTTTTTAAAATATCCTGGAGAGATTCAGGTTGCGATTAGTCCGCGTGTTATCCCAGCCGATCATTCGTTAGAGCAGATCAACCAGCAAGCCGCCGATTTTTTTACGACTGGCTTAAGCAGGTTTATGTGA
- the gmhB gene encoding D-glycero-beta-D-manno-heptose 1,7-bisphosphate 7-phosphatase yields MINVAPPLLILDRDGVINYDSDAFIKSADEWQPIPGSLAAIARFKRAGWQVAVATNQSGIARGYYDRAALSAMHRKLHSLLFHEFGVVLDWVCYAPYLTDQPNAARKPQPGMLRQIGITLNRSIEQQIMVGDTLADVQAAQAAGMRPLLVRTGKGERTLAQQPGLVNQVPVYDDLAAVAETLISSQSEQVR; encoded by the coding sequence ATGATCAATGTTGCGCCGCCGTTATTGATTTTGGATCGAGATGGCGTGATTAACTATGATTCGGATGCCTTTATCAAGTCGGCTGATGAGTGGCAACCTATTCCAGGAAGTTTAGCGGCGATTGCGCGTTTTAAACGTGCCGGTTGGCAGGTTGCGGTTGCAACCAACCAATCTGGTATTGCGCGTGGTTACTATGATCGCGCCGCTTTGAGTGCCATGCACCGAAAGCTACATAGTTTGTTATTTCATGAGTTTGGCGTTGTTTTGGACTGGGTATGTTACGCCCCCTATCTTACCGATCAACCCAATGCTGCGCGCAAGCCTCAGCCAGGTATGTTGCGACAAATTGGTATCACCCTTAATCGTTCGATTGAACAGCAAATTATGGTCGGTGACACCTTGGCCGATGTTCAAGCGGCGCAGGCGGCGGGGATGCGTCCTTTGTTGGTGCGTACAGGCAAGGGCGAGCGCACCTTGGCTCAACAACCAGGCCTGGTTAATCAGGTACCGGTTTATGACGATTTGGCCGCTGTTGCCGAGACACTCATATCATCACAGAGCGAGCAGGTCAGATGA
- the glyS gene encoding glycine--tRNA ligase subunit beta, with the protein MSAQQDILIEIGTEELPPKSLQNLAKSLATGLEGGLQQANLTYGQVHIYAAPRRLAVWIETVQTQQAEQVLERKGPALQAAYDSEGQPTKALMGFAKSCGLELSELFTEETDKGAWLMARQVKAGAALSSLLPGLVEQALKQLPIPKPMRWGDSAIEFVRPVHWVILMIGDQVVPATILGLPTGNTTRGHRFHAPQELEISLPSEYASILAEQGFVIADFAQRRERIREQVARVADSFDARPVIDEALLDEVTALNEWPNALAGCFDEDFLQVPAECLVSAMKGHQKFFHCLAPNGELMARFITVSNIASQNPASVVSGNERVIRPRLSDAQFFWNQDRKQPLDAFLPALEKVVFQQQLGTVAEKIGRIERLAGELAAELNVEPAAAMRAAKLAKCDLMSLMVGEFPELQGTMGRYYAQQQGESSAVAQAIEQHYWPRFAGDSLPEDTLSQIVALADRLDTIVGIYAIGQGPTGDKDPFALRRAALGLARIVIESGLPLDIHYWVERAAAAYQQLTISAEQQADIVAFIVSRLKSYYQDEGVAAQVFDAVRDTGVTRLLELNQRIQAVRHFASLEQAESLSAANKRIANILKKVAQPWPNEVSESRFEHEAEAVLWSAFSNVRAQSLAAMNDGDYQQALLVLAALREPVDAFFDQVHVMADDAGLQVNRIAMLNHIRQAFLAVADISRLAN; encoded by the coding sequence ATGTCGGCGCAACAAGATATCTTGATTGAAATTGGTACAGAAGAATTACCGCCAAAATCACTGCAAAATTTGGCCAAGTCTTTAGCGACCGGTCTTGAAGGTGGCTTACAGCAAGCTAATTTGACCTATGGGCAGGTGCATATTTACGCGGCCCCGCGTCGCTTAGCTGTCTGGATTGAAACTGTGCAAACCCAGCAAGCTGAGCAGGTATTAGAACGGAAAGGACCGGCGCTGCAAGCCGCGTATGACAGTGAGGGTCAGCCAACCAAAGCCCTGATGGGTTTTGCAAAGTCCTGTGGTTTAGAGCTGAGCGAGTTATTTACTGAGGAAACCGATAAGGGTGCGTGGTTAATGGCGCGTCAGGTTAAAGCCGGTGCGGCGCTCAGTAGCTTACTACCAGGCCTGGTTGAACAGGCTTTAAAGCAGTTACCGATTCCAAAACCAATGCGCTGGGGCGATTCGGCGATTGAGTTTGTGCGTCCTGTTCACTGGGTCATTTTGATGATAGGTGATCAGGTCGTTCCGGCGACCATTTTAGGTTTGCCAACAGGAAATACTACTCGAGGTCATCGCTTCCATGCGCCACAAGAACTTGAGATTTCGTTGCCTAGTGAATATGCGTCGATCCTTGCAGAACAGGGCTTTGTGATCGCTGATTTTGCCCAGCGTCGTGAGCGTATTCGTGAACAGGTTGCGCGAGTTGCCGATAGTTTTGATGCGCGCCCCGTTATAGACGAGGCCTTATTAGATGAAGTGACTGCGCTTAATGAATGGCCAAATGCGTTGGCTGGCTGTTTTGATGAAGACTTTTTACAGGTTCCCGCGGAATGTTTAGTATCTGCTATGAAAGGTCATCAAAAGTTTTTCCATTGCTTGGCACCGAATGGCGAGCTGATGGCGCGGTTTATTACTGTTAGCAATATCGCCAGCCAAAATCCAGCCTCGGTGGTATCGGGGAATGAACGGGTGATTCGTCCGCGTTTATCGGATGCGCAATTCTTTTGGAACCAAGATCGTAAACAGCCTTTGGATGCTTTTTTACCCGCTTTAGAGAAAGTAGTTTTTCAACAGCAATTAGGCACGGTGGCCGAGAAGATCGGGCGCATAGAGCGATTAGCCGGTGAGTTGGCCGCAGAACTCAATGTGGAGCCTGCCGCGGCCATGCGCGCCGCCAAGTTAGCAAAATGTGACTTGATGAGCTTGATGGTTGGTGAATTTCCAGAGTTGCAGGGAACTATGGGGCGTTATTATGCCCAGCAACAAGGCGAATCATCTGCGGTAGCCCAGGCTATTGAGCAACATTATTGGCCACGTTTTGCTGGCGATAGCTTACCCGAAGATACCTTGAGTCAAATTGTCGCCTTGGCTGATCGTTTGGATACGATTGTTGGAATTTATGCGATTGGGCAGGGGCCAACCGGTGATAAGGATCCGTTTGCGTTGCGTCGAGCCGCACTCGGTTTGGCGCGAATTGTCATTGAATCCGGTTTGCCGTTGGATATCCATTATTGGGTTGAGCGTGCCGCGGCGGCTTATCAACAATTGACCATCAGTGCCGAACAACAGGCTGATATTGTGGCATTTATCGTGTCACGTTTAAAATCCTACTATCAAGATGAGGGCGTGGCCGCTCAGGTGTTTGATGCCGTGCGTGATACTGGTGTGACGCGCTTGTTAGAGTTAAACCAGCGAATTCAGGCGGTACGGCACTTTGCGAGCTTGGAGCAGGCGGAGAGCTTGTCAGCGGCGAACAAACGGATTGCTAATATTTTGAAAAAAGTGGCGCAACCCTGGCCAAATGAGGTTAGTGAGAGCCGTTTTGAACATGAGGCCGAAGCTGTGCTTTGGTCCGCTTTTAGTAACGTAAGAGCGCAAAGTTTGGCGGCGATGAATGATGGCGATTATCAGCAGGCGTTGCTGGTATTAGCAGCCTTGCGTGAACCGGTAGATGCCTTCTTTGATCAGGTACACGTGATGGCTGATGATGCTGGCTTACAGGTCAACCGTATTGCGATGTTGAATCATATTCGTCAAGCCTTTTTGGCGGTTGCCGATATTTCGCGGTTGGCAAATTAA